The following proteins come from a genomic window of Nitrosopumilus sp.:
- a CDS encoding transcriptional regulator: MTDLIDEAADYVLELASPQRLSILFKLLSKNLAPSTCAKEIDATRQEVHRNFSRLEKTGLIKKTIDGTYTLTTFGKSICTQVPSLVFLLQNRKYFENHDFGNIPHKFNMRCGQLAISEYVKGVSKVLEQWKNIYKNSSEYIYEVVSEVPLDIIEPLVKQIKKGVKFNYIFSEPTVVPKGRKALLKKLGFDKLIEKGLVERKMMTNAHTTLVLNEKEACVMFPGIDGESDITEMFYSKDPMFHEWCLDYFRYCWHGSDVFQESKLKEI; the protein is encoded by the coding sequence ATGACTGATCTGATTGATGAGGCGGCAGATTATGTGCTGGAGTTAGCTAGCCCTCAAAGACTAAGTATTTTGTTTAAACTATTGAGCAAAAATTTAGCCCCTTCAACATGTGCCAAAGAAATTGATGCGACAAGACAGGAAGTGCACAGAAATTTCTCACGTCTTGAAAAAACTGGCTTGATAAAAAAAACAATAGACGGTACATACACATTAACGACATTTGGAAAAAGTATCTGTACACAAGTTCCTTCGTTAGTATTTTTATTACAAAATAGGAAATATTTTGAAAATCATGATTTTGGGAACATTCCTCATAAATTCAATATGCGTTGTGGTCAACTTGCAATTAGCGAATATGTCAAAGGAGTATCTAAAGTGTTAGAGCAATGGAAGAATATCTACAAAAATTCTAGTGAGTATATTTATGAAGTAGTTTCTGAAGTGCCTCTTGATATTATTGAACCCTTGGTAAAACAAATCAAAAAAGGTGTCAAATTCAATTATATTTTTTCAGAACCCACTGTAGTTCCAAAGGGAAGAAAGGCATTATTAAAAAAATTAGGATTTGATAAGTTAATAGAAAAGGGCTTAGTTGAGCGTAAAATGATGACTAATGCACACACTACCCTTGTCCTTAATGAAAAAGAAGCGTGTGTTATGTTTCCTGGCATTGATGGCGAATCTGATATTACTGAAATGTTTTATTCAAAAGATCCTATGTTTCATGAATGGTGTCTTGATTATTTCCGATATTGCTGGCATGGCTCTGATGTGTTTCAAGAAAGTAAACTAAAAGAAATTTAA